GCCCGGCTCATCGGCGAGACGCAGCGCACGTACCTGCGCATCGGCTATGGCTTCACGCGCTCGCGCAACGGGTCGGTCAACATGCATGCGGTGACGGCGATCGCCGCGGTGACCGGCGCCTGGCAATATGAGGGAGGCGGCGCCTTCCATTCCAACAGCGGCATGTACAAATGGAACAAGACGCTGATCGAGGGCCTCGACTGCCGCGACCCCTCCATCCGCCAGCTCGATCAGTGCCGCATCGGCCCGGTGCTGCTCAACGATCCCTATGACCTGGCGGGTGGGCCGCCGGTCACCGCGATGATCGTGCAGAACACCAATCCGGCCTCGGTGGCACCCGACCAGACCAAGGTCCGGCAAGGCCTCATGCGTGACGACCTGTTTGTCTGCGTCCATGAGCAGTTCATGACCGAGACGTCACAGCTCGCCGATATCGTGCTGCCGGCGACGATGTTCCTCGAGCATGACGACATCTATCAGGGCGGCGGCCATCAGCACATCATGCTAGGCGCCAAGCTGGTCGAACCGCCGGGCGAATGCCGCAACAATCACGAGGTCATCTCCGACCTTGCAGGCCGCGTCGGGGCGGAGCATCAGGGCTTCGGCATGACGCCGCGCGAGCTTATCGATTGGACGCTCACGAACTCGAACCGGCCGGATCTGCAGACCCTCGAGCAGGACACCTGGATCGACGTGCAGCAGGATTTCGAGAGCGCGCATTTCCTCGACGGCTTTGGCCATCCGGACGGCAAGTTCCGCTTCAAGCCGGACTGGCAGGCGGCGCGCTTCAAGGCGGGGATCGGGCCTTACGGTCCCGTCGACGACATGCCGAAAATGCCCGATCACTGGGCCGTCATCGAGGAGGCCACCGAGACCTATCCCTTCCGGCTGGCGACCAGCCCGGCGCGCACCTTCCTCAATTCCACCTTCAACGAGACACCGTCGTCGCGCAAAAGGGAGGGACGGCCGACAGTCTTCGTCCACCCCGATGATCTGGCGGCGCAAGGCCTCAAGGACGGTGACAAGGTGAGGCTCGGCAGCGCCCGCGGCGTGGTGACTTTGCACGCCAAGGTCATGGACGGCATCCGCCGGGGCGTCCTCATCGCGGAATCGATATGGCCCAATGAGGCCTTCGAGGACGGCAAGGGCATCAACACGCTCACCGGTTGCGACCAGCCGGCGCCCGCCGCCGGCGGCGCTTTCCATGACAACCGGGTCTGGATGAAGCCCGCCTGAGCCGCCAGCGCAAAATGAACCGCGGATGAACGGGCCGGTCAGCCTGTGCTCAGAAAGAACAGGGTATCTACAGCGTAACTTCGGCGATTAGATCACGATCACTTCAGACCGGTTCGGTCTGAAGTGATGAACGTGATCGAAATCTTAAGTTTGGCGCGTGATCGGACGGAAAACCGGTATCCACTTTTCCTGATCACGCGCCAGCTGCTTGAGAGAGGAATGTGTTATGACCCGCCAAGCTGTGGGAGTGAGGAGTAATTGAATCAAAGACTTAGTCTCAGAGTCTAAACCTTTGAAAAGAATCATTTTCCCAAAACGAGAATCGGCACACATTCCCGCCATGACCTTCCGCCGCGCTACATTACCCACCCAGTGGTTTCTCATCATGGCCGTCCTGCTTTTGGCGGCGACTGTGGCTCCCATCGCCATGCTGACCTTCCTGGTCTGATTTTCCGAAGCGCCTTGACGCGGTAACGACCGTACCGGACCGGCGCGGCGCGCGGGGCCTTCCCCTTGGTCCAACTATCATCGTAGTCAAAATCACGGGATGATCTCTCTGACACTTTCGTCGGAGGAGGTCATGAACGCGTTTCACTCTTCGATCTGCCTAGATCACGATGAGTTTGGGTTGAAACAACCCAAACTCATAAACGTGATCGATTCTTATTTGTTGGCGCGGGATTCTTGCGAAAAACCGGTGCCCACTTTTTCGCATCCCGCGCTAGCGAGATCGAGAAGGTGAAGTGAGATGCGCCGGCGTCTTGGTATGAATTTGCTGTTCACCGGGGCTGCTGCCTCCGTTGCCGGCCTCATCGGCGGCCTCGGCATGATGTTTCACTATTTCTATGTGACGCCGGCCGCCGCGTGCCTCACCGCCTTTGCCCGCTTGGGCGTGTTCGAGGTGTGGCCGTGGCTTCTCCCCTTGCTCATTTTTGAAACGGCCGCTCTGCTTCATGCGGGAGCGGGCATTCTCATGGTGAGGGGTTCCCCCCTCTCTTCAGTCAGGAGGCACCTATGACGCAGGTCAAGCTTGGTGGCCAGTTCATCCGCTGTGGCTTCTGGCTTCTGTTGCTCGGGCTTCTGATGAGCTTCGGCATGGTGCTGCATTATGTCGTCGGTGCCCAATATCCGACCGGCGATGCGTTCCTCAAGAATGTGACGCTCTGGTACGCCTGTCCCTGGACTCTTTCGACCGCCGTCGTGCTCGGCGGATCACTGGGGATGATCGTCATCGGCGTCGTCTATGCCATGGTCGGAAGCCAGGATGCCGGCGGAGGAGAATCGGCACTTCCGATCTGTGTAGTTGCGCTCGTCGCGATCTTCCTGACCGGCTATGCCGGGTACTTTGCCGTCGATGCCATGTGGCCGTCCTTCTATTATTCGCCAATCACCGCAGGAAAGAATGTGTGGCTATTCATGCAACTCGGCTGCATGGTTCTTTACGCCATCGGCGTTCTCATTGCTTTCAAGGGGATACGCCGGGCGAGTTACGCGCTCGTCTGACATCGCCGGAGGCAGTTTTACTTATGGGCAAGTCGTCTGAGTGATCAAGGGATGGCGCTCCTGCCAGTCTCCTGACATAATCTGTCAGCAACATGAGCTAGGTTCTGGCCATGAGACGCGCTGACCGACTTCTTCAAGTGCTGCAGATCCTGCGCCGCCACCGGCGCCCGGTGACCGGTGATGCCATGGCCGAGGAACTGGAAGTGTCGCTGCGCACCGTCTATCGCGACATCAATTCCCTGGTCGGCCAGGGCGTGCCGATCAGGGGCGAGGCCGGCATCGGCTATGTGCTGGGCGAGGGCTACGACATGCCCCCCTTGATGTTCACGGCGGACGAGCTCGAGGCGGTGATGCTTGGCTTGCGCTGGGTGACACGGCGCGGCGATGGGCAGCTGTCGCGGGCGGCGCGCGATTCCGTCGCCAAGATCGGCGCCGTTCTGCCGGAAGGCTTGCGGCCCTTCCTGTTCGACGCCGGCCTCGTCGTGGCGCCGCGCGACGAGCGCACCGTCGATGCCGTAGATGTCGCGGCCTTGCGCAGCGCCATCCGCGAGAGCCGCAAAGTATCGATCCAGTATCGCGACGAGATCGATCGCTACACCGAGCGCACCATCTGGCCGATCGGCATCGTTTATTACGAAGCGACCCGCAACATCATCGCCTGGTGCGAACTGCGCACGGCCTTCCGCCATTTTCGCACCGACCGCATCGCCCAGGTCGACATCCTGAAGGACCGTTACCCCAAGCGCCGCAAGGCGCTGCTCAAGGAATGGCAGGATGAGCTGCGTGCCGACATGGAGAGACCCGATCTCGACGTGTTCCTCTAACAACATGACGGAAAGTCACAGGCGCTTGGCTTGACAAACGCCGCCGCTGCACGCACCCTGGCCACCTTCACCAGGGGGGCTCCGACAAGGAGCTGAGAGGCTGCTGGCGAAGGCCGATATCCGGCCGGAACAGCGCAGCGACCCGTTGAACCTGATCCAGTTAACACTGGCGTAGGGACGGTGCGGGCGCTTGCGGCTCTTCGTGGCCACCATTCCTTCCAAGGGCGCCATCTCATCATTCCGGGTCAGAGCTGGGTCTCCAAAGCGAACGCGAAGGAGTCTCACCATGACGATACAAACTTCCAAGTTTCCTGAAGTGCCCACGGTCACGCAAGGGTCGCTGCCGGCCTCGGCCAAGATCTACATACCGGGCCGCCTCTATCCCGATCTGCGTGTGCCGATGCGCGAGATCGCGCTGCATCCGACCGCCGGCGAGCCGCCGGTCGCCGTCTATGATTCCTCTGGTCCCTATAGCGATCCTGAAGTTCAGATCGTCATTGAGCGCGGCCTGCCGCGCATCCGTGCCCGCTGGATCGAGGAACGCGGCGATGTCGCGGCCTATGCCGGGCGCGAGGTCCGACCAGAAGACAATGGCGCGGTCGGCGCAAGCCACCTGACGCCGGAATTCCCGGTCCGTCACCGGCCGTTGAAGGCGATGAACGGCAAAGCGGTGACGCAGCTGGCCTATGCGCGCGCCGGCATCGTCACCCCCGAGATGGAATTCGTGGCGATCCGCGAAAATCTCGGTCGCGAGCGCGCCCGCACCGCGATGGAGCGTGACGGCGAGGATTTCCGCGCCGCGATCCCCGATTTCGTGACGCCGGAATTCGTGCGCGACGAGATCGCGCGGGGAAGGGCGATCATTCCCGCCAATATCAATCATCCCGAGGCCGAGCCGATGATCATCGGCCGCAACTTCCTGGTGAAGATCAATGCCAATATCGGCAATTCGGCCGTCACCTCATCGATGGCGGAAGAGGTCGAGAAGATGGTCTGGGCGACGCGCTGGGGCGCCGACACGGTGATGGACCTCTCCACCGGCCGCAACATCCACAATATCCGCGACTGGATCATCCGCAACGCGCCGGTGCCGATCGGCACCGTACCCCTCTATCAGGCGCTCGAGAAAGTGGCGGGTGTCGCTGAAGACCTCACCTGGGAGGTCTATCGCGACACGCTGATCGAGCAGGCCGAGCAGGGCGTCGACTATTTCACCATCCACGCCGGTGTGCGGCTGCATCACATTCCGCTCACCGTCAGCCGGGTCACCGGCATCGTGTCGCGCGGCGGCTCGATCATGGCCAAGTGGTGCCTGCACCATCACCGCGAAAGCTTCCTGTACGAGCATTTCGAAGACATCTGCGACATCATGCGGGCCTATGACGTCTCCTTCTCATTGGGCGACGGCCTGCGTCCGGGCTCGATCGCCGACGCCAATGACCGGGCGCAATTCGCCGAACTGGAGACCTTGGGCGAATTGACGAAGATCGCCTGGGCGAAGGACTGCCAGGTGATGATCGAGGGCCCCGGTCATGTGCCGATGCACAAGATCAAAGCCAACATGGACAAGCAACTCGAGATCTGCGGCGAGGCGCCTTTCTATACCCTGGGTCCGCTCACCACCGATATCGCGCCGGGCTATGACCACATCACATCGGGCATTGGCGCGGCGATGATCGGCTGGTTCGGCACCGCGATGCTCTGCTACGTGACGCCCAAGGAGCATCTGGGTCTTCCCGATCGCGACGACGTCAAAATCGGCGTCATCACCTACAAGATCGCGGCACACGCCGCCGATCTCGCCAAGGAGCCATCCGGCGGCGCGGATCAGGGACGATGCCTTGTCGCGGGCCCGCTTCGAGTTCCGCTGGGAGGACCAGTTCAATCTCTCGCTCGATCCCGAGACGGCACGCTCATTCCACGACGAGACGTTGCCCAAGGAGGCGCATAAGGTGGCGCATTTCTGCTCCATGTGCGGACCAAAATTCTGCTCGATGCGCATATCGCAGGACATCCAGGCGGAAGCGCAGAGGCTGGGCCTCGCAGCCATGGCGGAGAAGTACCGCGAAGTGGGCGATCTCTATGTGCCGGTCGGCGAGGACTCCCAATGATGACCATGCCCGGAACGTTGCTCGCCAAGCTGCGCGAGAGGCCGCCGCTCGTCCAATGTATCACCAACTATGTCGCGATGAATATCGCGGCCAATGTGATGCTGGCGGCCGGCGCCTCGCCCGCCATGGTCCATGCGGCGGAAGAGGCCGGCGAATTCGCCGGCCTTGCCTCAGCACTCACCGTCAATATCGGCACCTTGTCGCCGGACTGGCTCGCCGGCATGAGAACGGCAGTCGCGGCCGCCCATGAGAAGTCGATACCCTGGGTCCTTGATCCGGTGGCGCATTTCGCGACTTCATTCCGCCGCAACGCAGTGGAGCAGTTGCTCGCGCTGCGTCCCACAATCATCCGGGCGAATGCGTCGGAGATCATCGCGCTGGCGGGCGGCGCGAGCGCCGGCCAGGGCGTCGACAGCCGCGATCCGGTCGAGCAGGCCGAAGCGGCGGCGGTGGTGCTTGCGGGTCAACACGGCGCGGTCGTCGCGGTCACCGGTGCGGTCGATTTCGTAACCGACGGGCGGCAATCGATGCGTATTGCCGGCGGCTCGTCCCTGATGCCCAAGGTGACGGCGCTCGGCTGTGCGCTCACTTGCCTGGTCGGCGCCTTCGCGGCGACGTCACCGCGTGAACCCCTGGCGGCGACGGTCGCCGCCTTGGCCTGTTTCGGCGTGGCGGGCGAGGCGGCGGCGCGACAGGCGGAAGGGCCGGGGTCGTTCGCCTGGCGCTTCCTCGACGCATTGGCGGCCCTCGATCCCGCTACCCTCGATGCTGAGGCGAAGGTGGCGGCGGCATGAGACCTTTCGATCTTTCCGTCTATCTCGTGCTCGACCCGGTCCTCTGCCGCGATCTGTCGATGGTCGAGACCACGCGCGCCGCCGTTGCGGGCGGTGTCACCATGGTGCAGCTGCGTGACAAGGATGCCGGTACCGCCCGTATGATCGAGACGGGGCGCGCGCTCCTGGCCGTCCTGGCGGGGACAGGCGTGTCGCTCATCGTCAATGACGACGTCGAGGCCGCCATCGCCATCGCGGCCGATGGCCTGCATGTGGGTCAGGAGGACATGCCCGCGGCCGCGGCTCGACATCTGATCGGACCCGATAAAATTCTCGGCCTTTCGATCGAGACGCCGGACGCCGCGCGCGCCGTGGCCGATGCTCCGGTCGACTATGTCGGCATCGGGCCGGTCTTCGCCACCCCGACCAAGGCCGACCACAAGCAGCCCATCGGATTTGGCGGCCTCGCCGAGCTTGTCGCTTTATGCCGGCTTCCGGCGGTGGCGATCGGCGGGCTCAAGGCCGAGCACGCCGCGCCGGTGATCACGGCGGGAGCGGACGGGCTCGCCGTGGTGTCGGCCATTTGCGGGAGGTTCGATCCGCGCGCCGAGGCCCAGCGGATCGCTGAAGCCGTCAGGACCGCCAGAGCGCGTAGAAATGGTGGAGCGGCCCATGACCGTGCCCGACGGTGAGCTCAGCGCTGGCGGCGAGCGCGCCAGACAGATAGTCCTTGGCGCGCCGCACGCTTTCCTCCATCCCGTGGCGGGGAAGGAGAGCGGCAATCGCGGCTGAGAGCGTGCAGCCGGTGCCATGATCGTTCTTTGTCACCACGCGCGGTGCAGAAAACTCGACATGGCCGCCACCACCGAGCAGAATGTCGGTGCTCTCGGAGGAACCTTCGAGATGGCCACCTTTGAGCAGGACCCACTCCGGGCCGAGCCGGTGGAGAGTCTCGGCGCGCGCCCGCATTTCCGCCAAGGTCCAGTCGGGCTCGGCGCCGAGCAGCACGGCGGCTTCCGGCAGATTGGGCGTGATCAGCGTCGACAGCGGCACGAGCATGTCGCGAATGGCCGCGATCGCGTCCGGGCGCAACAGATGATGGCCGCTCTTGGCGATCATGACGGGATCGAGCACGATATTGCGCGCGCCATGGTGCTTCAGCCTTTGCGCGAT
This genomic stretch from Nordella sp. HKS 07 harbors:
- a CDS encoding molybdopterin-dependent oxidoreductase, whose amino-acid sequence is MNIRPNIKTGRSVCPHDCPSACALEVELLDEHTIGRVRGSKDNSYTLGVICEKVGRYAERIHHPDRLLHPLKRKGAKGEGEWQRLSWDDAMGEVVEAFLKAEARYGAQSVWPYYYAGTMGLVMRDGINRLRHVKKYSGMYDTFCVALSWPGYLAGCGRMTGSDPREMQKSDLIVIWGTNPVNTQVNVMTHAALARKTRGAKIACVDVYDTGTMKQADVKMIIRPGTDGALACAVMHVLFRDGFADRAYLEKYTDVPREFEAHVKSRSPEWAAAICGCPANEIEAFARLIGETQRTYLRIGYGFTRSRNGSVNMHAVTAIAAVTGAWQYEGGGAFHSNSGMYKWNKTLIEGLDCRDPSIRQLDQCRIGPVLLNDPYDLAGGPPVTAMIVQNTNPASVAPDQTKVRQGLMRDDLFVCVHEQFMTETSQLADIVLPATMFLEHDDIYQGGGHQHIMLGAKLVEPPGECRNNHEVISDLAGRVGAEHQGFGMTPRELIDWTLTNSNRPDLQTLEQDTWIDVQQDFESAHFLDGFGHPDGKFRFKPDWQAARFKAGIGPYGPVDDMPKMPDHWAVIEEATETYPFRLATSPARTFLNSTFNETPSSRKREGRPTVFVHPDDLAAQGLKDGDKVRLGSARGVVTLHAKVMDGIRRGVLIAESIWPNEAFEDGKGINTLTGCDQPAPAAGGAFHDNRVWMKPA
- a CDS encoding YafY family protein, translated to MRRADRLLQVLQILRRHRRPVTGDAMAEELEVSLRTVYRDINSLVGQGVPIRGEAGIGYVLGEGYDMPPLMFTADELEAVMLGLRWVTRRGDGQLSRAARDSVAKIGAVLPEGLRPFLFDAGLVVAPRDERTVDAVDVAALRSAIRESRKVSIQYRDEIDRYTERTIWPIGIVYYEATRNIIAWCELRTAFRHFRTDRIAQVDILKDRYPKRRKALLKEWQDELRADMERPDLDVFL
- the thiE gene encoding thiamine phosphate synthase, whose translation is MRPFDLSVYLVLDPVLCRDLSMVETTRAAVAGGVTMVQLRDKDAGTARMIETGRALLAVLAGTGVSLIVNDDVEAAIAIAADGLHVGQEDMPAAAARHLIGPDKILGLSIETPDAARAVADAPVDYVGIGPVFATPTKADHKQPIGFGGLAELVALCRLPAVAIGGLKAEHAAPVITAGADGLAVVSAICGRFDPRAEAQRIAEAVRTARARRNGGAAHDRARR
- the thiM gene encoding hydroxyethylthiazole kinase; amino-acid sequence: MMTMPGTLLAKLRERPPLVQCITNYVAMNIAANVMLAAGASPAMVHAAEEAGEFAGLASALTVNIGTLSPDWLAGMRTAVAAAHEKSIPWVLDPVAHFATSFRRNAVEQLLALRPTIIRANASEIIALAGGASAGQGVDSRDPVEQAEAAAVVLAGQHGAVVAVTGAVDFVTDGRQSMRIAGGSSLMPKVTALGCALTCLVGAFAATSPREPLAATVAALACFGVAGEAAARQAEGPGSFAWRFLDALAALDPATLDAEAKVAAA
- the thiD gene encoding bifunctional hydroxymethylpyrimidine kinase/phosphomethylpyrimidine kinase is translated as MIPNVLSIAGTDPTGGAGIQADLKAFAAQGAYGMAAITAVVAQNTQGVRSFVTLEPGFIAEQIDAVFEDVRVDAVKIGMVATAAIVETIAQRLKHHGARNIVLDPVMIAKSGHHLLRPDAIAAIRDMLVPLSTLITPNLPEAAVLLGAEPDWTLAEMRARAETLHRLGPEWVLLKGGHLEGSSESTDILLGGGGHVEFSAPRVVTKNDHGTGCTLSAAIAALLPRHGMEESVRRAKDYLSGALAASAELTVGHGHGPLHHFYALWRS